One genomic segment of Catalinimonas alkaloidigena includes these proteins:
- a CDS encoding sialidase family protein has protein sequence MLKIQLILCLLLPISDLAYSQITPIKIHEGKRDLGPCEPSIAINPNNTDQVVAGSVLDNVYFSEDGGQSWQVKSLKSPYGVWGDPCIIADYDNNFYYFHLSNPGGRGWHSAELLDRIVAQKSSDGGKSWSKGASIGYHDRRHDQDKEWAAVNPQNNHLYVSWTEFDKYESVRPQDSTYILFSRSTDQGESWSEAIRINQKAGNCLDDDLTVEGAVPTVGPEGQIYIAWAFNDTIYFDRSEDEGQSWLAEDKVVAAQPGGWTFEVSGLERCNGLPVTACDISQSEYRGTVYVNWVDLRNGEGDADVWIARSTDGGEHWSEPIRVNDDEAGHQQFFTWMTVDPLSGYIYVVFYDRRNNEGNYTDVYLAYSKDGGTTFSNVKLTDKPFLMEEKAFFGDYNNITAYDGNIYPIWTQIEGRKLSIWTVRIRQDEL, from the coding sequence ATGTTAAAGATTCAGCTAATCCTCTGCTTATTATTACCAATATCTGATTTAGCCTATAGTCAGATTACTCCCATTAAAATCCATGAAGGCAAGCGTGATTTAGGTCCTTGTGAACCCTCTATCGCCATTAATCCTAATAATACCGATCAGGTTGTAGCAGGAAGCGTGCTGGATAATGTATACTTCTCAGAAGACGGAGGCCAGAGCTGGCAGGTAAAATCTCTGAAGTCACCTTATGGCGTGTGGGGCGATCCATGTATTATCGCGGATTATGATAATAACTTCTACTACTTTCACCTCTCTAATCCTGGCGGAAGAGGCTGGCATTCTGCCGAATTACTGGACCGCATAGTAGCGCAGAAATCCAGCGATGGAGGTAAAAGCTGGAGCAAAGGGGCGAGCATTGGCTATCATGATCGCCGGCATGATCAGGACAAAGAGTGGGCAGCTGTCAATCCGCAAAATAATCATCTTTATGTAAGCTGGACAGAGTTTGACAAATACGAAAGCGTACGCCCTCAGGACAGCACCTATATTCTGTTTTCCAGGTCTACCGATCAGGGAGAAAGCTGGAGTGAAGCCATCCGTATCAACCAGAAAGCAGGCAACTGCCTGGATGATGACCTAACCGTAGAAGGAGCTGTACCTACAGTAGGGCCGGAAGGTCAGATTTATATCGCCTGGGCATTCAACGATACTATTTATTTTGACCGCTCTGAAGATGAAGGGCAAAGCTGGTTAGCCGAGGACAAAGTCGTAGCTGCTCAGCCCGGAGGCTGGACATTTGAGGTGTCAGGTCTTGAGCGTTGTAATGGCTTGCCCGTTACTGCCTGTGATATCAGCCAGAGTGAGTACAGAGGAACAGTATATGTGAACTGGGTGGATTTGAGGAATGGAGAAGGAGATGCAGACGTCTGGATTGCCAGATCCACTGACGGAGGTGAGCACTGGTCAGAACCAATCAGGGTGAACGATGATGAAGCTGGTCATCAGCAGTTCTTCACCTGGATGACTGTAGATCCTCTTAGTGGCTACATATACGTTGTTTTCTACGACAGACGAAACAACGAAGGTAACTACACAGATGTATACCTGGCATATTCAAAAGATGGAGGCACAACATTTTCCAATGTCAAACTTACAGATAAGCCCTTTTTGATGGAAGAAAAGGCTTTTTTTGGAGATTACAACAATATTACAGCTTATGACGGTAATATTTACCCAATTTGGACCCAAATAGAGGGTAGAAAGTTAAGCATCTGGACTGTGAGAATCAGGCAGGATGAGTTATAG
- a CDS encoding Brp/Blh family beta-carotene 15,15'-dioxygenase, translated as MQLNSPRKLNMFLLSSTLISLLIISYVQEISLLWQLSIFVLLMLATGIPHGALDHIVFRYIEKQSEDVKVSYTRFFLVYLGIIAGYALLWLQLPQLCLIIFLLMSFYHFGQSQLYYIKWSEKNILKTLLYLSWGALIIIEIIFFNYEASTEVLEGIVILSAMISSLEARNIIVAISVLTMPHMFYMQKLYQKPEKQER; from the coding sequence ATGCAACTGAACAGTCCTAGAAAGCTCAATATGTTTTTGCTAAGCAGCACTCTGATAAGTTTGCTCATTATCTCCTATGTACAGGAGATTTCACTCCTATGGCAATTAAGTATTTTTGTGCTGCTTATGCTTGCCACGGGTATACCGCATGGAGCATTAGATCACATTGTTTTTAGGTATATAGAAAAGCAGTCAGAAGATGTAAAAGTAAGCTATACTCGATTTTTTCTGGTCTATCTGGGGATCATTGCAGGCTATGCCTTACTTTGGCTCCAACTGCCTCAGCTATGTCTCATCATCTTTTTGCTCATGTCTTTTTATCATTTCGGACAGTCACAACTTTATTATATTAAGTGGTCAGAAAAAAACATACTAAAAACCTTACTTTATCTAAGCTGGGGTGCTCTGATAATTATTGAGATCATTTTTTTTAATTATGAAGCCAGTACTGAAGTATTGGAAGGAATAGTAATATTGTCCGCAATGATCAGTAGCCTTGAGGCAAGAAATATTATTGTTGCCATATCGGTCCTGACCATGCCTCACATGTTTTACATGCAAAAACTCTATCAAAAACCAGAGAAGCAGGAGCGGTAG
- a CDS encoding lycopene cyclase family protein, translating to MESTVVSQQILIKEDYEQELIRYIGQELQVENFEITQTEQGTILMTNYHFPRQSGEHIMRIGTVGGMTKVITGFTFKSMLNNAQQIVKNLETNGPPFYKKNIAARFRFYDTLLLHILKFYPQEGKYIFENLFRKNNPTTLLRFLDEKTNVWEEALMFMKIPWKSFLRALWQHYVVSSHRDKMSWKHIKVPSYATEQS from the coding sequence GTGGAGTCTACAGTAGTTTCACAACAAATATTGATAAAAGAAGACTATGAGCAAGAGCTTATAAGATATATAGGTCAGGAGCTGCAAGTTGAAAATTTTGAGATCACGCAGACTGAGCAGGGGACCATCCTCATGACAAACTATCATTTTCCGAGACAAAGTGGAGAGCATATCATGCGTATTGGAACTGTGGGAGGTATGACTAAAGTGATCACTGGCTTTACCTTTAAAAGTATGCTGAACAACGCCCAGCAAATCGTTAAAAACCTTGAAACAAATGGCCCTCCGTTTTATAAAAAAAATATCGCAGCCCGCTTTCGTTTTTATGATACCCTGCTATTGCATATTCTAAAATTTTATCCTCAGGAAGGTAAATATATTTTTGAAAATCTCTTCAGAAAAAACAACCCTACCACATTATTACGCTTTCTGGATGAAAAAACCAACGTATGGGAAGAAGCGCTTATGTTTATGAAGATCCCCTGGAAATCATTTCTTAGAGCGCTATGGCAACATTATGTAGTCTCATCACATAGAGATAAAATGAGCTGGAAACATATCAAAGTTCCCTCTTATGCAACTGAACAGTCCTAG
- a CDS encoding lycopene cyclase family protein — translation MALQKAQPAYDFIIAGCGGAGLSLAYYLSQSAMLNHRRILLLDAEEKTSNDRSWCYWAKDSAVGSLLPQRKWDYVQVSDREHLRKHSIAPFHYYYTAGKDFYSEIKTVLRQYQNTSFEQVSVERVENTASGVKVVTDEKTYEGRWAFSSLPVSIPSASHITKQHFRGWFICTPKAVFAQEKVRLMDFRTTQKKGAVFFLSASA, via the coding sequence ATGGCATTGCAAAAAGCTCAGCCTGCTTATGACTTTATTATTGCCGGATGCGGAGGCGCCGGCTTGAGTTTAGCGTATTATCTCAGTCAGAGTGCAATGCTTAACCATAGAAGAATCCTTCTGCTTGATGCTGAAGAAAAAACCAGTAACGACAGAAGCTGGTGCTATTGGGCAAAGGACTCAGCTGTCGGCTCTCTGCTACCACAAAGAAAGTGGGATTATGTTCAGGTAAGTGATAGAGAGCATCTGCGAAAGCATTCCATTGCACCTTTCCATTATTACTATACGGCAGGAAAAGATTTTTACAGTGAGATAAAGACAGTACTCAGACAATATCAGAATACCAGCTTTGAGCAGGTTTCAGTCGAAAGGGTAGAAAATACTGCAAGCGGTGTGAAAGTAGTTACTGACGAAAAAACTTATGAAGGCCGTTGGGCTTTTAGCAGCTTGCCAGTCAGTATTCCATCTGCATCACACATCACCAAGCAGCATTTCAGGGGTTGGTTTATATGTACTCCGAAGGCTGTGTTTGCACAAGAAAAAGTACGCTTGATGGACTTTAGGACCACCCAAAAAAAGGGGGCAGTTTTTTTTCTGTCTGCTTCCGCTTAA
- a CDS encoding glutamate synthase subunit beta, which yields MGKPTGFKEYNRELPNTRDPKERINDYNELYLEFSDEKSQQQAARCMDCGIPFCHNGCPLGNNIPEFNDAAYQGNWKLAIEILHSTNNFPEFTGRICPAPCEASCVLGINKPPVAIEHIEKTIAEKAFELGYIKPNPPKERTGKKVAVVGSGPAGLGAAAQLNKAGHTVTVFEKDDNPGGLLRYGIPDFKLEKWVIERRTKIMEAEGVTFKTGVHVGKDITAQELDDEFDAIVFCTGAGVPRDLPIPGRELNGIHFAMEFLTQQNKRVSGDAYGENNEIFATDKNVIVIGGGDTGSDCVGTSNRHRAKSVTQIELMSKPPKERGESDPWPLWPMILRTSSSHEEGVNRDWAVLTKEFIGDGEGNLKAIKVVKIEWKVNEEGRTYFEEIPGTEEDLPCELALLAIGFLHTDPTGAIEELSLERDPRGNILAEEGKYQTSNPKVFAAGDARRGQSLVVWAISEGREAAREVDKYLMGHTELESKDDSFLNVANVT from the coding sequence ATGGGAAAACCGACAGGTTTCAAAGAATATAATCGTGAATTACCTAACACTCGTGATCCCAAAGAAAGGATCAATGACTATAATGAGCTTTATCTGGAGTTTAGTGACGAAAAATCACAGCAACAGGCAGCTCGCTGTATGGATTGCGGTATTCCTTTTTGTCATAATGGATGTCCTTTAGGCAATAACATTCCTGAGTTTAATGATGCTGCCTACCAGGGCAACTGGAAACTGGCCATAGAGATTCTGCATTCTACTAACAATTTCCCTGAGTTCACCGGGCGGATTTGTCCCGCTCCCTGTGAGGCTTCCTGTGTATTGGGAATCAATAAGCCTCCGGTGGCCATTGAGCATATAGAGAAAACCATTGCTGAAAAGGCGTTTGAGTTAGGCTATATCAAGCCTAACCCTCCTAAGGAGAGAACAGGCAAAAAAGTAGCAGTAGTGGGTTCAGGGCCTGCGGGCTTGGGCGCTGCTGCACAGCTAAACAAAGCAGGGCATACAGTTACTGTTTTTGAGAAAGATGATAATCCAGGCGGGTTGCTGCGCTACGGTATTCCTGACTTCAAACTGGAAAAATGGGTGATAGAACGTCGTACTAAAATCATGGAAGCTGAAGGTGTCACTTTTAAGACAGGCGTACATGTAGGCAAAGATATTACAGCGCAGGAACTTGACGATGAATTTGATGCAATTGTCTTCTGTACCGGTGCCGGAGTTCCCCGTGATCTTCCTATCCCTGGCAGAGAACTGAATGGTATCCACTTTGCCATGGAATTCCTGACGCAGCAAAATAAGCGGGTATCAGGAGATGCCTATGGTGAAAACAATGAAATCTTCGCTACGGATAAGAATGTAATTGTGATTGGTGGAGGAGATACCGGTTCAGACTGTGTAGGTACTTCTAACCGTCATAGGGCTAAGTCAGTGACACAAATAGAGTTGATGAGCAAACCTCCCAAAGAGCGGGGGGAAAGCGATCCCTGGCCTCTCTGGCCTATGATCTTACGTACTTCTTCTTCTCATGAAGAAGGCGTAAACAGAGATTGGGCAGTACTGACCAAAGAGTTTATCGGAGATGGAGAAGGCAATCTCAAGGCTATCAAGGTAGTAAAAATTGAGTGGAAGGTAAACGAAGAAGGAAGAACTTACTTTGAGGAAATTCCTGGTACAGAAGAAGACCTTCCCTGTGAACTGGCTTTGTTGGCAATTGGGTTCTTACATACTGATCCTACCGGAGCTATTGAGGAGTTATCTCTGGAGCGTGATCCGAGAGGTAATATTCTGGCTGAAGAAGGAAAATACCAGACCAGCAATCCTAAGGTTTTTGCTGCCGGAGATGCCCGCCGTGGTCAATCCTTAGTAGTATGGGCAATTTCCGAAGGGCGAGAGGCAGCTCGTGAAGTAGATAAATATCTGATGGGACATACTGAGCTTGAATCTAAAGATGATTCATTTCTGAATGTGGCCAATGTAACTTAA
- the gltB gene encoding glutamate synthase large subunit: MKDSRQQTLYSPEFEHDACGIGFVANLKGKKSHQIVEDAIIMLQNMEHRGACGCEPDTGDGAGILVQKPHEFFQDELKRQNITLPGFDSYGVAMIFFPLDENKRAECYGLWKEVAEQLGFEIITTRKVPTNNHSLGRSAKLVEHHVEQVFLRLKDRSNKDPMVLERRLFVLKNYVSHTIHNKVKDTIDRFYIASCSYNTIVYKGQLTTFQVRPYYTDLQKPNFKTALALVHSRFSTNTFPKWKLAQPFRFIAHNGEINTIRGNVNWMRSKEALLKSTLFTDEELDLILPICDASFSDSANLDNIVELLYLGGRSLPHVMMMLIPEAWQDNDLMEDPKKAFYEYHAAMMEPWDGPASICFTDGKMVGATLDRNGLRPSRYLLTEDDKLVMSSEAGALPVNESKVILKGRLQPGRMFVANLEEGRIISDEEIKQEICSQKPYREWLNDHKYFLQDLPDPQNLNGQDKKSSDELPLLTRQMTLGYTTEDLKAVLAPMVSAGKEPIGSMGIDTPLAVLSDHSQHLAHYFKQLFAQVSNPPIDPIRERLVMSLFTSVGGMKNILDETPEHSHQINMVQPVLTNSDLRKLKYIQIPGFKTQTIDATFSAKGEAGDLETAIDRINEEAVKAVRDGANIIIISDRNFDRERAPIPSLLATGAIHHHLIRNGLRSEAGLVVEAGDIRETHHVATLVGYGAHAVNPYLAFETLNDLKAQKLIHGDYSPKKLRKQFIKAVNMGLLKIFSKMGISTLQSYQGAQIFEALGVSKKVVDKCFAGTMTRIEGVDFDDIAKETLVRHRMAFPEEAQESLKLEVGGVYQWKRRGERHMFNPQTIHLLQNSTRKNDYQQYKQYAKLINDQAQKANTLRGLMEFKSSRKSIPIEEVESKESIFKRFATGAMSFGSISHEAHSTLAIAMNRIGGKSNSGEGGEDEIRFERKPNGDWERSAIKQVASGRFGVTSHYLSNANELQIKMAQGAKPGEGGQLPGHKVDEWIGRVRHSTPGVGLISPPPHHDIYSIEDLAQLIYDLKNANREARINVKLVASSGVGTIAAGVSKAHADVVLISGHDGGTGASPISSIRHAGLPWELGLSETHQTLVKNNLRSRITVQTDGQIKTGRDIAVAILLGAEEFGVSTAALVTEGCIMMRKCHLNTCPVGVATQDPELRALFTGKPEYVVNLFNFLAEELREIMAELGFRTVNEMVGQVDCLKVRDNIDHWKLKNLDLSRILAKEEVPSHVGIYKQQEQDHGIEEVLDWELVKAARPALENAESVHSSFKLINTNRSVGALLSNEVSKKFGKPGLPAGTINFKFKGSAGQSFAAFTAPGIRFELEGEANDYFGKGLSGGELVIYPHKESKYVPEDNMIIGNVAFYGATSGDAYIRGMAGERFCVRNSGVRAIVEGIGDHGCEYMTGGVVVVLGDTGRNFAAGMSGGMAFVYDPENTFNKHCNKELVELEQLDVEDQIMIKGMITRHKQYTGSTVAAAVLEKWEENLQHFVKVMPTEFKAVLKRRKAAQELSENEDIKQKTASKV, translated from the coding sequence ATGAAAGATTCTCGACAACAAACCCTATACTCTCCAGAGTTTGAACATGATGCATGTGGCATCGGCTTCGTGGCTAATCTTAAAGGAAAAAAGTCACATCAGATTGTTGAAGATGCCATTATCATGTTGCAAAACATGGAACACAGGGGAGCTTGTGGTTGTGAACCTGATACGGGTGATGGTGCAGGTATTCTGGTACAGAAACCTCATGAGTTTTTCCAGGATGAACTTAAACGCCAGAACATTACCCTTCCGGGTTTTGATAGTTACGGAGTTGCCATGATTTTCTTTCCTCTGGACGAAAACAAAAGAGCTGAGTGCTACGGCTTGTGGAAAGAGGTAGCCGAGCAACTCGGATTTGAAATAATCACAACCCGTAAAGTCCCTACTAACAACCATAGCCTGGGCCGCTCTGCAAAGCTGGTTGAGCACCACGTGGAGCAGGTTTTCCTTCGCCTGAAGGATCGTAGTAATAAAGATCCTATGGTGCTGGAGCGCCGCCTTTTCGTGCTCAAAAATTATGTGTCGCATACTATACATAATAAAGTTAAGGATACGATAGATAGATTTTATATTGCTTCCTGTTCATATAATACTATAGTATATAAGGGGCAGTTAACTACCTTTCAGGTACGTCCTTATTATACTGACCTGCAAAAGCCTAATTTCAAAACAGCATTAGCACTAGTACACTCCAGGTTTTCTACCAATACTTTCCCCAAGTGGAAACTGGCTCAGCCATTTCGTTTTATCGCGCACAATGGGGAGATCAATACCATTCGTGGAAATGTAAACTGGATGCGCTCTAAGGAAGCATTGTTAAAGTCTACTTTATTTACAGATGAAGAGCTTGATTTAATTCTTCCGATCTGCGATGCCTCTTTTTCTGATTCAGCTAACCTGGATAATATCGTGGAGCTACTTTATCTGGGTGGTCGCTCGCTTCCCCATGTAATGATGATGCTCATCCCTGAAGCCTGGCAGGACAACGACCTGATGGAAGATCCTAAAAAGGCTTTTTATGAATACCATGCAGCCATGATGGAGCCCTGGGATGGTCCCGCTTCCATTTGTTTTACCGATGGTAAAATGGTAGGGGCGACCTTGGATAGAAATGGCCTTCGTCCTTCTCGCTACTTACTTACTGAGGATGATAAACTTGTGATGTCCTCTGAAGCTGGTGCCTTGCCTGTGAATGAATCTAAAGTCATTTTGAAAGGACGTTTGCAGCCAGGACGTATGTTTGTGGCTAATCTGGAAGAAGGTCGGATCATCAGTGATGAGGAAATTAAACAGGAAATATGCTCGCAGAAGCCTTATCGCGAATGGCTCAATGACCATAAATATTTCTTGCAGGATCTCCCTGATCCTCAAAACCTGAACGGGCAGGATAAAAAATCTTCTGATGAGTTGCCTTTGCTTACCCGTCAGATGACGTTGGGCTATACTACCGAAGACCTGAAAGCGGTACTGGCTCCTATGGTGAGTGCAGGTAAGGAGCCTATTGGTTCTATGGGTATTGATACTCCATTAGCTGTACTTTCAGATCATAGCCAGCATTTGGCCCATTACTTTAAGCAGTTGTTCGCTCAGGTAAGTAACCCTCCGATTGACCCTATTCGTGAGCGCCTGGTGATGTCGCTGTTTACCAGCGTAGGGGGGATGAAGAATATACTTGACGAAACTCCTGAGCATTCTCATCAGATCAATATGGTACAGCCGGTGCTGACCAATAGTGATCTGAGGAAACTAAAGTATATCCAGATTCCCGGATTCAAAACGCAAACGATTGACGCTACTTTTAGTGCAAAAGGAGAGGCTGGTGACTTGGAAACAGCCATTGACCGCATCAATGAAGAGGCTGTAAAAGCCGTAAGAGATGGCGCTAATATTATCATTATCTCGGATCGTAATTTTGATCGTGAGAGAGCCCCGATACCGTCTTTACTGGCCACAGGAGCTATACATCACCATCTGATCAGAAACGGCCTTCGCTCAGAGGCAGGCCTGGTAGTTGAAGCAGGCGATATACGTGAAACCCATCATGTAGCTACGCTGGTAGGTTATGGGGCACATGCCGTAAACCCTTACCTTGCTTTTGAGACCCTAAATGACCTCAAGGCACAAAAACTTATCCATGGGGATTATTCTCCCAAGAAGCTAAGAAAGCAGTTCATCAAAGCGGTGAATATGGGCTTGCTGAAGATTTTCTCAAAAATGGGTATTTCTACTCTGCAGTCTTATCAGGGAGCACAGATCTTTGAAGCCCTTGGCGTAAGTAAAAAAGTAGTTGATAAGTGTTTTGCTGGTACCATGACGCGTATTGAAGGGGTGGACTTTGACGATATTGCTAAAGAAACACTGGTGCGCCACCGTATGGCTTTCCCTGAAGAAGCACAGGAGTCCCTTAAACTTGAGGTAGGAGGTGTATATCAGTGGAAGCGTAGGGGGGAACGTCATATGTTTAACCCTCAAACCATCCACTTACTACAAAACTCTACGCGTAAAAACGATTACCAACAATATAAACAATACGCGAAGCTAATAAACGACCAGGCCCAGAAAGCAAATACCTTGAGAGGACTGATGGAGTTCAAAAGTAGTCGGAAATCCATTCCTATTGAGGAAGTTGAGTCTAAAGAAAGTATCTTCAAGCGCTTTGCCACAGGAGCTATGTCATTCGGATCTATCTCCCATGAAGCACACTCTACCCTGGCCATTGCCATGAACCGTATAGGAGGTAAGAGTAATAGTGGTGAAGGAGGAGAAGATGAAATCCGTTTCGAGCGTAAACCAAATGGTGACTGGGAGCGCTCAGCCATCAAACAGGTAGCTTCAGGACGATTTGGTGTGACCAGCCATTACCTGTCTAATGCTAATGAGCTGCAGATCAAAATGGCCCAGGGCGCTAAGCCCGGTGAAGGGGGACAACTACCCGGCCATAAAGTAGATGAATGGATCGGACGTGTGCGACACTCCACACCCGGTGTAGGTTTGATTTCGCCGCCGCCTCACCATGATATTTATTCTATTGAGGATTTGGCGCAGCTGATCTATGACCTAAAAAATGCAAATCGAGAAGCACGTATCAATGTGAAACTGGTGGCTTCTTCAGGAGTAGGCACGATTGCAGCGGGCGTGTCTAAAGCTCATGCTGATGTGGTGCTAATTTCAGGTCATGACGGTGGTACAGGAGCCTCTCCAATCAGCTCCATTCGCCATGCAGGACTCCCCTGGGAGCTAGGATTGTCCGAAACGCATCAGACATTGGTGAAAAATAATCTGCGTAGCCGTATCACTGTACAGACCGACGGACAGATTAAGACCGGACGTGATATTGCCGTGGCAATTCTACTGGGTGCTGAAGAGTTTGGTGTGTCTACTGCCGCACTGGTTACCGAAGGTTGTATCATGATGCGTAAGTGCCATCTGAATACTTGTCCGGTGGGTGTAGCTACCCAAGACCCTGAGTTGAGAGCCCTCTTCACAGGAAAGCCGGAATATGTGGTAAACCTTTTTAACTTCCTGGCAGAAGAGCTTAGAGAAATAATGGCAGAGCTTGGTTTCCGTACGGTTAATGAAATGGTTGGCCAGGTAGACTGTTTGAAAGTACGCGACAATATTGATCACTGGAAGCTTAAAAACCTGGATTTGAGTCGTATACTGGCCAAAGAGGAGGTCCCCTCTCATGTAGGTATCTATAAGCAACAGGAGCAGGATCATGGTATAGAAGAAGTGCTGGATTGGGAATTAGTCAAAGCTGCTCGTCCTGCTTTGGAAAATGCTGAATCAGTACATTCAAGCTTTAAATTAATTAACACCAACCGCTCTGTCGGTGCTTTGCTTTCCAACGAAGTTTCCAAAAAGTTTGGTAAGCCCGGACTTCCTGCCGGAACCATCAATTTCAAATTTAAAGGCTCGGCTGGTCAGAGTTTCGCTGCTTTCACCGCTCCGGGTATTCGCTTTGAACTGGAAGGTGAGGCCAACGACTATTTTGGAAAAGGCCTCTCCGGTGGTGAGCTTGTAATCTACCCTCACAAAGAGTCAAAGTACGTACCTGAGGACAATATGATTATCGGCAATGTCGCTTTCTATGGCGCTACTTCCGGTGACGCTTATATCAGAGGTATGGCGGGAGAACGTTTTTGCGTCAGAAACTCCGGTGTGCGTGCTATAGTAGAGGGCATAGGAGATCATGGCTGTGAGTATATGACTGGTGGTGTGGTGGTCGTGCTAGGTGACACCGGGCGTAACTTTGCCGCCGGGATGAGTGGAGGAATGGCTTTTGTTTATGACCCTGAGAATACTTTTAATAAACATTGCAATAAGGAACTGGTAGAGCTAGAACAGCTGGATGTAGAAGATCAAATTATGATCAAGGGGATGATTACTCGTCACAAGCAGTATACTGGCAGTACAGTAGCTGCTGCGGTCTTAGAAAAGTGGGAAGAAAACCTGCAGCACTTTGTAAAGGTAATGCCTACTGAATTCAAAGCTGTACTCAAACGCAGGAAAGCAGCGCAGGAGTTATCTGAGAACGAGGATATTAAACAAAAAACAGCCTCTAAAGTCTAA